A window from bacterium encodes these proteins:
- a CDS encoding metallophosphoesterase — MKYSLALLLLTGLGVFSCGPALVDFQPTEADFSFVAIGDTGERDKPLEQNAAALRKMFRQDRFQSLIFLGDNFYPIGLNGPREKVQDKVNAMLSPFEEVLQGLGRENVFALAGNHDYYAFLAVDFKLPLNLYRVQTAPYGISSRGNERARRLPVWTYIDSLPRAALYGPDTNKIQMIFFDSARPLRTDTTTWQPALDSLRQLLAAHKEQAGVKWRLLFVHHPFHSLGPHGGYKHWDDENETVAYLNPCSKDSNAADYVLNLLDPEDTCAPKYQVYVRALQAAIAASGVTVQAVIAGHEHVLQLLYRPQANAGGPRVHVGSGAGAKLSRVKAANPAAHEFTWWQSFDRNDNVKEKGKSKHGFARFDLKGEFLELRFFDGRNGSVLPAGDGKTVFVIHRDGSMSLR; from the coding sequence GTGAAGTACTCTCTTGCACTGCTTCTTCTCACCGGCCTTGGGGTTTTCTCGTGCGGCCCTGCTCTCGTCGATTTCCAGCCTACGGAGGCTGATTTTTCCTTTGTCGCGATCGGCGACACCGGCGAACGCGACAAACCCCTGGAGCAAAACGCGGCGGCATTACGCAAGATGTTTCGCCAGGATCGCTTTCAGTCGCTGATTTTCCTGGGAGACAACTTCTATCCCATCGGCCTCAACGGGCCGCGCGAAAAAGTACAGGACAAGGTCAATGCCATGCTCAGCCCATTCGAGGAGGTGTTGCAGGGTCTGGGCCGCGAGAATGTCTTTGCGCTCGCCGGCAATCACGACTATTACGCCTTTTTGGCGGTTGATTTCAAACTGCCGCTGAATCTTTACCGCGTGCAGACCGCGCCCTACGGCATCAGCAGCCGCGGCAATGAGCGCGCGCGCCGCCTTCCCGTTTGGACTTACATTGACAGCCTGCCGCGCGCGGCGCTCTATGGCCCGGACACCAACAAGATTCAGATGATCTTCTTCGACTCCGCGCGGCCGCTGCGCACCGACACCACCACCTGGCAGCCGGCACTCGACAGCTTGCGGCAACTGCTGGCGGCGCACAAAGAGCAGGCCGGCGTCAAGTGGCGATTGTTGTTCGTGCATCATCCGTTTCATTCGCTCGGTCCGCATGGCGGCTACAAGCATTGGGACGACGAAAACGAAACGGTGGCCTACCTCAACCCCTGCAGCAAGGATTCCAATGCCGCCGATTATGTGCTGAACCTGCTCGATCCCGAGGACACCTGCGCGCCCAAGTATCAGGTCTATGTGCGGGCGCTGCAGGCTGCTATCGCGGCCAGCGGCGTAACCGTGCAGGCGGTGATTGCCGGGCACGAGCACGTGTTGCAGTTGCTCTACCGGCCGCAGGCGAATGCCGGCGGCCCGCGCGTGCACGTCGGCTCGGGCGCGGGCGCCAAGCTCAGCCGGGTGAAGGCCGCCAATCCCGCGGCGCATGAATTCACCTGGTGGCAGAGCTTCGACCGTAATGACAACGTGAAGGAAAAGGGCAAAAGCAAGCACGGCTTCGCGCGCTTTGATTTGAAAGGGGAGTTTCTGGAGCTGCGCTTTTTCGATGGCAGGAATGGCAGCGTGCTGCCGGCCGGTGACGGCAAGACGGTCTTTGTCATTCACCGCGATGGCAGCATGAGCCTGCGGTGA
- a CDS encoding PorV/PorQ family protein — protein sequence MKMRGLLLVALFAMASSAQAQFIPVLGSQRAGTAMAQFLKIGVGARASGMGEAFVALANDASALYWNPAGAAQVQQNELIFSHVNWPVEVRHEFIGYLHRLGGQNVLGVSVTALHSDDFEETTVYQPLGTGNFVSFGDLAVGLSFARRMTDRFSVGVTLKYVDETLAELHARNVFVDFGTYYWTGFGSSRFAVSVSNFGTNIKPAGTLYFRDGSATSSFQDFAPPTVFRIGFATEVIDRPGHKLTTALQLNHPNDNAENLNLGVEYWWRQALALRGGYRANVDEESFTLGAGVALPLNRFHLNLDFSHTEFGNLGNASRFTACLRF from the coding sequence ATGAAAATGAGAGGCCTCCTGCTCGTCGCGCTTTTCGCGATGGCAAGTTCGGCGCAGGCGCAGTTCATCCCGGTGCTCGGCAGCCAGCGCGCCGGCACGGCGATGGCGCAATTTCTCAAGATCGGCGTGGGCGCGCGCGCCAGCGGCATGGGCGAGGCTTTCGTGGCGCTCGCCAACGATGCCTCGGCGCTGTATTGGAATCCCGCCGGCGCCGCCCAGGTGCAGCAGAATGAATTGATCTTCTCCCACGTGAACTGGCCGGTGGAGGTCCGGCATGAGTTCATCGGCTACCTGCATCGTCTGGGCGGACAAAACGTGCTGGGCGTGAGCGTGACCGCGCTGCATAGCGATGATTTCGAAGAGACCACGGTGTATCAACCGCTCGGCACCGGCAATTTCGTGTCTTTCGGCGATCTCGCCGTGGGTCTGTCGTTCGCGCGCCGCATGACCGACCGCTTCAGTGTGGGCGTCACGCTCAAGTACGTCGACGAGACGCTCGCCGAATTGCACGCCCGCAACGTGTTCGTGGATTTCGGCACCTATTATTGGACCGGCTTCGGCAGCTCACGCTTTGCCGTTTCGGTTTCGAATTTTGGCACGAACATCAAGCCTGCCGGCACGCTTTATTTCCGGGACGGCTCCGCCACCAGCAGCTTCCAGGATTTCGCGCCGCCCACCGTGTTCCGCATCGGCTTTGCCACCGAGGTGATCGACCGGCCCGGGCACAAGCTCACCACCGCGCTGCAACTGAATCACCCCAATGACAATGCCGAGAATCTCAACCTCGGCGTGGAGTATTGGTGGCGCCAGGCGCTGGCGTTGCGCGGCGGCTATCGCGCCAACGTCGACGAGGAATCCTTTACCCTGGGCGCGGGCGTGGCGCTGCCGCTCAATCGCTTTCATCTCAATCTGGATTTCTCCCATACGGAATTCGGCAACCTGGGCAACGCCAGCCGCTTCACCGCCTGTCTCCGCTTCTAA
- a CDS encoding TonB-dependent receptor — protein sequence MKPHALARLVAAVLLFTAGAAFAQAKGSLLGRITDRETGEGLPGVHVLIKGTYYGAATEIDGSYKIPNINPGVYTVEAAMIGYKQVQNTGVKVTAGTATTLNVRLEATVLALGQEVVVIGERPLFDLEETSSRRSLTSTEIENQIVENVQDIVASQVGAVQSDNEIHIRGGRAYENAYLLDGISVQDPLAGTGFGLQLSTDAIEEVEVITGGFNAEYGQAMSGIINVRTKEGGSSYKGSLAYKRDHFGDFDPGVPIVGSLSTKNRHSFRTDVAEMSLSGPEPLSQYVLPVLGLRPPGQFSLFGNFYALTSDTYLRTRAQRLYSSTFHGSRFAPRQDNNWSGLLKLTWKITPTHKLVLSGNQSVSINQNEKSLQTNLEFVEPSPGYPYEFEKNLDNFQTFTHLNKNLSLSWTHTLNTKTFYEIKLSRYFTHLRSDVNGKSWTQYQEPQDIVTLPIAYFYNSDSSIVSVFPGDGFWDFGNGSTWHDHYVEEYTLKFDLNRHSASGVHKFKAGLETQFAEMQMIDLYRPWFGGLGLNNDIYRVNPAYGSLYAQDQIKFKGLIANLGLRFDYWFPGKYVEDAVANPDIVTISEQTRRQFRADTYGFFGRRWRGRLSPRLGISHPITDNQMLFFSYGHFSKRPKPQFIYAKLGENSAKSTFQKFGNPNLDYETTVAYEFGVRHKFSENDVFTLTAYYKDIFDYVTTVNFRGSGRLSGRTFTTYLNLDYSRARGLEVEYRKRAGTFLTGSLSGSYSLATGKSSSPDDAFLVAQGTLTEKPITEDFLIWDRPWQVNAVANFNVRKGEAPKIFGVRLPDDWNLNLRAFAQAGKRYTPQLFTGTVLPNGRPEYDEDLDQNGEPDDPYGKLAAHWFWVNLNFEKYFRPAGVDLTVQVEVVNLFDRKNSQIINPVTGRAYTFSDPTPTSWNDPLYPDTQAPLDPFPFNPARYLTQRNIRVGLVMRF from the coding sequence ATGAAACCGCATGCTCTCGCCCGCCTGGTCGCCGCCGTTCTTCTGTTCACCGCTGGTGCGGCCTTTGCCCAGGCCAAAGGCTCGCTCCTTGGCCGCATCACCGACCGGGAAACCGGGGAAGGCCTGCCCGGGGTGCATGTTTTGATCAAGGGCACGTACTACGGCGCCGCCACCGAAATCGACGGCAGCTACAAGATCCCCAACATCAACCCGGGCGTGTACACCGTCGAAGCCGCGATGATCGGCTACAAACAGGTGCAGAATACCGGCGTGAAAGTGACGGCGGGAACGGCAACCACCTTGAACGTCCGGCTCGAAGCCACGGTGCTGGCGCTCGGCCAGGAAGTGGTGGTGATCGGCGAGCGGCCGCTGTTCGATTTGGAGGAAACCTCCAGCCGCAGGAGCCTGACCAGCACCGAAATCGAGAATCAGATTGTCGAGAATGTGCAAGACATTGTCGCCAGCCAGGTGGGCGCGGTGCAGTCCGACAATGAGATTCACATTCGCGGCGGCCGCGCTTATGAGAATGCCTATTTGCTCGACGGCATCTCGGTGCAGGATCCGCTGGCGGGCACCGGGTTCGGCCTGCAGTTGAGCACCGATGCCATCGAGGAAGTCGAAGTCATCACCGGCGGCTTCAACGCCGAGTATGGCCAGGCCATGTCCGGCATCATCAATGTGAGAACCAAAGAAGGCGGATCCTCCTACAAAGGCTCGCTCGCCTACAAGCGCGACCACTTTGGCGATTTCGATCCGGGCGTGCCGATCGTCGGCAGCCTGAGCACGAAGAACCGCCACAGCTTTCGCACCGACGTCGCGGAGATGAGCCTGAGCGGTCCGGAGCCGCTGTCGCAATACGTGTTGCCGGTACTGGGTCTGCGGCCGCCGGGCCAGTTCAGCCTGTTCGGCAATTTCTACGCGCTCACCAGCGACACGTATTTGCGCACGCGGGCGCAGCGGCTTTACTCTTCGACTTTTCACGGCAGCCGGTTTGCGCCGCGCCAGGACAACAACTGGTCGGGCCTGCTCAAGCTCACCTGGAAGATCACGCCCACGCACAAACTCGTGCTCTCCGGCAACCAGTCGGTGTCGATCAATCAAAACGAAAAATCGCTGCAAACCAATTTGGAGTTCGTCGAGCCCAGCCCGGGGTATCCGTATGAGTTCGAAAAAAATCTGGACAACTTCCAAACCTTCACCCATCTCAACAAAAACCTGTCGCTGTCCTGGACGCATACGCTGAACACCAAGACGTTCTACGAAATCAAACTGTCGCGCTACTTCACCCACTTGCGCAGCGACGTCAACGGCAAGTCGTGGACGCAATATCAGGAGCCGCAAGACATCGTCACCCTGCCGATTGCCTACTTCTACAATTCGGACAGCAGCATCGTCTCGGTTTTTCCCGGCGACGGTTTTTGGGATTTCGGCAACGGCAGCACCTGGCATGATCATTATGTCGAAGAATACACCTTGAAGTTCGACCTCAACCGCCACAGCGCCAGCGGCGTGCACAAATTCAAGGCGGGCCTGGAGACGCAGTTTGCCGAGATGCAGATGATCGACCTCTACCGGCCGTGGTTCGGCGGTTTGGGATTGAACAATGACATCTACCGCGTCAATCCCGCCTACGGCAGCTTGTATGCGCAGGATCAGATCAAATTCAAAGGATTGATTGCCAATCTCGGCCTGCGCTTCGACTACTGGTTCCCGGGCAAGTACGTGGAGGACGCCGTCGCCAATCCGGATATCGTCACCATCAGCGAGCAGACGCGCCGGCAGTTCCGCGCCGACACCTATGGTTTTTTCGGGCGGCGCTGGCGCGGCCGCCTCAGCCCGCGGCTGGGCATCTCGCATCCGATTACCGACAATCAAATGCTGTTCTTTTCCTATGGGCATTTCTCCAAGCGGCCGAAGCCGCAGTTCATCTACGCCAAGCTGGGCGAGAACAGCGCCAAATCCACCTTTCAGAAGTTCGGCAATCCCAATCTCGACTATGAAACCACGGTGGCGTACGAATTCGGCGTGCGCCACAAGTTCAGCGAGAACGACGTCTTCACGCTGACCGCGTATTACAAGGACATTTTCGATTATGTGACCACGGTGAATTTTCGCGGCAGCGGCCGGCTGTCGGGCCGCACCTTCACCACCTATCTCAATCTCGATTACTCGCGCGCCCGCGGCCTGGAGGTGGAATACCGCAAGCGCGCCGGCACTTTTCTCACCGGCTCACTCAGCGGGTCCTATTCGCTCGCCACCGGCAAAAGCTCTTCACCTGATGACGCCTTTCTGGTGGCGCAGGGTACGCTGACGGAAAAGCCGATTACCGAGGATTTCCTCATTTGGGATCGGCCGTGGCAAGTCAATGCCGTCGCGAATTTCAATGTCCGCAAGGGCGAGGCGCCGAAGATTTTTGGTGTTCGTCTGCCGGATGACTGGAATCTCAATCTGCGCGCCTTTGCGCAGGCAGGCAAGCGTTACACCCCGCAGCTTTTCACCGGCACGGTGCTGCCCAACGGCCGGCCGGAGTACGATGAGGATTTGGATCAAAACGGCGAGCCGGATGATCCCTATGGCAAGCTGGCGGCGCATTGGTTTTGGGTCAATCTGAACTTCGAGAAGTATTTTCGGCCGGCGGGCGTGGACTTGACGGTGCAGGTGGAAGTCGTGAATCTGTTCGATCGCAAGAATTCGCAAATCATCAATCCGGTCACCGGCCGGGCCTACACATTCAGCGATCCCACGCCGACGAGTTGGAACGACCCGCTCTATCCCGACACGCAGGCGCCGCTCGATCCGTTTCCCTTCAATCCCGCGCGCTACTTGACGCAGAGGAATATCCGGGTGGGGTTGGTGATGAGGTTTTGA
- a CDS encoding lamin tail domain-containing protein encodes MTKLLPFVARSFLLLLLFFPLLGRAQSHLLITEFAVSPTPGEFIEIYNPGPAAVDLSNYYLSDEVFNNNNNYINVVKGGFTAFSSDFMVKFPNGTTIAPKQFLTIAFTGTGFTTSYGKPADFEIKGDEANTPDMTAVSVGASAGLSNDGEMIMLFYWDGQSDLVQDVDYVVWGDKAEAIDKTGVSIDGSDADTTPSAYQPDTPVAQQFVVDAENDGDAFPHDDGKTAQRRLEVEDIENWSGGNGLGGHNETSENLAWKGGIWSINATATPGARALGDSLNIADVQFKRAADIAVNLSDDSPLRGQTVTLTGVVMHGIREIFVGARWGVFVQDERGGPWSGMFVIQNDTSAGGTQFSAVQPGDKIRVTAVLNEFPTAANTVSITQLELLTNPVTPVEFLDFGTPRPAPVLLKPGDLGANGAVTDPQLTERWESMLVRFENLTVTANGLPGNIMVAGDATGSIALDDYFDAVFDVVNANGGSWPGFPAGTRINVTGYLRAGTTQGTVTINPRTINDVEVASSPPAITNVNRSPVVATSTAGVTVSANIVDTQTAVASAEVGYRVNRGAFQTISMTSGGANLYTAVIPAQANGALVEFYLKAADTEGASTTIPADTAASKFFYFVRDAGLTIYDLQYTPYADGNSGYTNLTVTVQGIVTTDTTDFSYYWIQDGTGPWSGIWVNDNTTNVKAGDRVAVTGRVEENFNVTRLANPSSANPLSVTILSRGNPLPPPVLLRTGDLRTGSATAERWEGMLVQVRNAVVSTPFPDAPSNFGEFAIDDGSGEVRVDDLGDFDGNLDSIYVKGDSIRSLIGIQYFSFDNYKLLPRNNRDVVRGPSTAVAGRETPPLRYALEQNYPNPFNPGTTISFELRQHGRVSLTIYNMLGQKVKTLMAAVKPAGRHVIAWNGTDDRGQAVPTGVYFYRMQAAGFEKVNKMLLLR; translated from the coding sequence ATGACCAAACTTCTACCATTTGTGGCGCGCAGTTTTCTGCTCTTGCTGCTGTTTTTTCCGCTGCTGGGCCGGGCGCAATCCCATCTGCTCATCACGGAGTTTGCGGTGTCGCCGACGCCGGGCGAATTCATTGAGATCTACAATCCCGGCCCGGCCGCGGTCGACCTGAGCAACTACTATTTGTCCGACGAAGTTTTCAATAACAACAACAACTACATCAATGTCGTGAAGGGCGGGTTCACGGCGTTCAGCTCGGATTTCATGGTGAAATTTCCCAACGGCACGACCATCGCGCCCAAGCAATTCCTCACCATCGCCTTCACCGGCACCGGCTTCACCACCTCCTACGGCAAGCCCGCTGACTTCGAAATCAAGGGCGATGAGGCCAACACGCCCGACATGACCGCGGTCTCGGTCGGCGCGAGTGCCGGGCTTTCCAACGACGGCGAGATGATCATGCTGTTTTATTGGGATGGCCAAAGCGATCTGGTGCAGGACGTCGACTATGTGGTGTGGGGCGACAAGGCCGAAGCCATCGACAAAACCGGAGTCAGCATCGACGGCAGCGATGCCGACACGACGCCTTCGGCTTACCAGCCCGATACGCCGGTGGCGCAGCAGTTTGTGGTCGATGCCGAAAACGACGGCGACGCGTTTCCGCATGACGACGGCAAAACCGCGCAGCGCCGGCTCGAGGTCGAAGACATCGAGAATTGGAGCGGCGGCAACGGCCTCGGCGGCCACAACGAGACCAGCGAGAATCTCGCGTGGAAGGGCGGCATTTGGAGCATCAATGCCACGGCCACACCCGGAGCGCGCGCGTTGGGCGACAGCCTCAACATTGCCGACGTGCAATTCAAACGCGCCGCGGACATTGCCGTGAACTTGAGCGACGATTCACCGCTGCGCGGCCAGACCGTCACGCTCACCGGCGTGGTGATGCACGGCATCCGCGAAATTTTCGTCGGTGCGCGCTGGGGCGTGTTCGTGCAGGACGAGCGCGGCGGCCCGTGGAGCGGTATGTTCGTGATTCAAAACGACACCTCGGCCGGCGGCACGCAATTCAGCGCCGTGCAGCCGGGCGATAAGATCCGCGTCACCGCGGTGTTGAACGAGTTTCCCACCGCCGCCAACACGGTGAGCATCACGCAATTGGAGTTGCTCACCAATCCGGTGACACCGGTCGAGTTCCTTGATTTCGGCACGCCGCGGCCCGCGCCGGTGCTGCTGAAACCGGGCGACTTGGGCGCGAACGGCGCAGTAACCGACCCGCAGCTCACCGAGCGCTGGGAAAGCATGCTGGTGCGCTTCGAAAATCTCACGGTCACGGCCAATGGCCTGCCCGGCAACATCATGGTGGCCGGCGATGCCACCGGTTCGATCGCGCTGGATGATTACTTCGATGCGGTTTTCGACGTGGTGAATGCGAACGGCGGCTCCTGGCCGGGCTTTCCGGCAGGCACGCGCATCAATGTCACCGGCTACCTCCGGGCCGGCACCACACAGGGCACGGTCACCATCAATCCGCGCACGATCAACGACGTTGAAGTCGCCTCCTCGCCGCCGGCGATTACCAACGTGAACCGCTCGCCGGTGGTGGCAACTTCCACGGCCGGGGTGACGGTCTCAGCCAACATCGTGGACACGCAGACGGCAGTGGCCAGCGCGGAAGTGGGCTATCGCGTCAATCGCGGCGCGTTTCAGACGATCAGCATGACCAGCGGCGGCGCGAATCTTTACACGGCAGTGATTCCCGCGCAAGCCAACGGCGCTTTGGTTGAGTTCTATTTGAAGGCCGCCGACACCGAGGGCGCGAGCACCACGATTCCGGCGGACACCGCGGCCTCGAAGTTTTTCTATTTCGTGCGCGATGCCGGCTTGACGATTTACGACTTGCAGTACACGCCCTATGCCGACGGCAACTCCGGTTACACCAACCTCACGGTGACCGTGCAGGGCATCGTCACCACCGACACTACTGATTTCTCCTACTATTGGATTCAAGACGGCACCGGGCCATGGAGCGGCATTTGGGTGAATGACAATACCACGAACGTCAAGGCCGGCGACCGCGTGGCGGTGACCGGCCGCGTCGAGGAAAATTTCAACGTCACCCGTCTCGCCAATCCCAGCAGCGCCAATCCCCTCAGCGTGACCATTCTCAGCCGCGGCAATCCTCTGCCGCCGCCGGTCTTGCTGCGCACCGGTGATCTCCGCACCGGCTCCGCCACTGCCGAGCGCTGGGAAGGCATGCTGGTGCAGGTGCGGAATGCCGTCGTGTCAACCCCCTTCCCGGATGCGCCCAGCAACTTCGGCGAGTTTGCCATTGACGACGGCAGCGGCGAGGTGCGCGTTGATGATCTCGGTGATTTCGACGGCAATCTCGATTCAATCTACGTGAAGGGCGACAGCATTCGCTCGCTGATCGGCATTCAATACTTCTCTTTCGACAACTACAAGCTGCTGCCGCGCAACAATCGTGATGTCGTGCGCGGGCCCAGCACGGCGGTTGCCGGCCGCGAGACGCCGCCGTTGCGTTACGCCCTGGAGCAAAACTATCCCAATCCCTTCAATCCCGGCACCACGATCAGCTTCGAACTGCGCCAGCACGGCCGCGTGAGCCTGACGATCTACAACATGCTCGGCCAAAAAGTGAAAACGCTGATGGCGGCTGTGAAGCCCGCGGGCCGCCACGTCATCGCATGGAACGGCACTGACGATCGCGGCCAGGCCGTGCCGACCGGCGTCTACTTCTACCGCATGCAGGCAGCCGGTTTTGAAAAAGTGAACAAGATGCTGTTGTTGCGGTAA